The proteins below are encoded in one region of Sulfitobacter sp. SK012:
- the ade gene encoding adenine deaminase, translated as MTQESFPTWPEVAADLVNVAAGRAPADTIITGGIWVNVHTREALPDHDIAITRGRIAFVGPDASHCRGSETQIIEANGRYMIPGLCDGHMHVESGMLTPAEFARAVIPHGTTSMFTDPHEIANVLGLRGVRMMHDEALLQPINMFTQMPSCAPSAPGMETTGFEISAEDVAEAMAWPGIIGLGEMMNFPGVINADPQMLAEMAATQNAGKTVGGHYASPDLGPAFAAYVAGGAADDHEGTCEADAIARMRQGMRAMIRLGSAWYDVETQITAITERGLDPRNMILCTDDCHAATLVNDGHMNRVVKHAIECGCDPLVALQMATINTATHFGLEREIGSLTPGRRADVILTPDLKTLKIETVFARGKIVAQDGVCLVECPHYDWPDDARNTVRMGKTLVASDFDIPAPKGANAVTANVIGVVENQAPTKALQFELPVTDGRVQATGEVCQIALVERHRATGGVVNAFVSGFGYLGPMAMASTVAHDSHHMIVVGTDADNMAMAANRLREVGGGITVFRDGVELALIELPIAGLMSDSPASQIAAGTEKMMQAMRDCGCTLNNAYMQHSLLALVVIPELRISDLGLVDVRTFEFTDVIVS; from the coding sequence ATGACGCAAGAATCTTTCCCAACATGGCCCGAAGTAGCCGCCGATCTGGTCAATGTCGCTGCGGGCCGCGCCCCTGCAGACACGATCATAACCGGTGGCATTTGGGTCAATGTTCATACCCGCGAAGCTCTCCCGGATCATGACATCGCAATTACACGCGGCCGCATCGCTTTTGTTGGACCAGATGCCAGCCATTGCCGTGGCTCTGAGACTCAGATCATTGAGGCCAATGGCCGCTACATGATCCCGGGCCTGTGCGATGGCCACATGCATGTCGAAAGCGGCATGCTGACGCCAGCTGAATTCGCCCGTGCTGTGATCCCGCATGGCACTACATCGATGTTCACCGACCCGCATGAGATCGCCAATGTGCTTGGTTTGCGTGGTGTACGCATGATGCATGACGAAGCGCTTTTGCAGCCCATCAACATGTTCACTCAGATGCCCTCCTGCGCGCCCTCCGCGCCGGGAATGGAAACAACCGGGTTTGAAATCAGCGCCGAAGATGTGGCCGAAGCAATGGCATGGCCGGGTATTATTGGCCTGGGCGAGATGATGAACTTTCCCGGCGTGATCAATGCCGACCCTCAAATGCTTGCCGAAATGGCCGCGACCCAGAACGCGGGCAAAACCGTGGGTGGGCATTATGCGTCACCCGATTTGGGTCCAGCTTTTGCGGCCTATGTCGCTGGCGGTGCTGCGGATGACCATGAGGGCACCTGTGAAGCAGACGCCATTGCCCGAATGCGGCAAGGGATGCGGGCAATGATCCGCCTTGGGTCTGCTTGGTATGATGTTGAAACCCAGATCACCGCGATCACCGAGCGCGGTCTGGATCCGCGCAACATGATCTTGTGCACTGATGATTGCCACGCCGCGACCTTGGTGAATGACGGCCATATGAACCGCGTGGTGAAACACGCCATTGAATGCGGGTGCGACCCTCTTGTGGCGCTCCAGATGGCCACGATAAATACCGCTACTCATTTTGGGTTGGAGCGTGAAATAGGCTCGCTTACCCCCGGGCGCCGCGCAGACGTAATTCTGACGCCAGACCTCAAAACTCTCAAGATAGAGACTGTTTTTGCGCGCGGTAAGATCGTTGCTCAAGACGGTGTCTGTCTTGTGGAATGCCCGCACTATGATTGGCCTGATGACGCACGAAATACGGTGCGCATGGGCAAGACACTAGTCGCATCAGATTTCGACATACCCGCACCCAAAGGGGCCAACGCCGTAACGGCCAATGTCATCGGTGTGGTGGAAAACCAAGCACCGACCAAAGCTCTCCAATTTGAGCTGCCTGTAACAGATGGCCGCGTTCAGGCCACCGGTGAAGTCTGCCAGATCGCACTTGTAGAGCGCCACCGTGCCACCGGCGGCGTCGTTAACGCATTCGTCTCGGGATTTGGCTATTTGGGCCCAATGGCGATGGCTTCAACCGTGGCCCATGACAGTCACCATATGATTGTCGTTGGCACCGACGCGGATAACATGGCGATGGCTGCAAACCGACTGCGCGAAGTCGGGGGCGGCATCACTGTCTTCCGCGATGGCGTCGAGTTGGCGTTGATTGAGTTGCCCATTGCCGGCTTGATGTCTGATAGCCCTGCCTCGCAAATCGCCGCTGGAACGGAAAAAATGATGCAAGCCATGCGGGACTGTGGGTGCACGCTGAATAATGCCTACATGCAACATTCCTTGCTGGCGTTGGTTGTGATCCCGGAACTGCGGATCTCGGACCTTGGTCTTGTGGATGTGCGTACCTTTGAATTTACCGATGTTATTGTGTCGTGA
- a CDS encoding HU family DNA-binding protein, translating into MATKPMTKTQLVAALADDMGTDKKAAGAALEAVCGLITREVSGGGAVTLPGVGKIYCRERPERMVRNPATGEQFKKEADKVVKMTIAKALKDSVNG; encoded by the coding sequence ATGGCAACCAAACCAATGACAAAAACCCAACTCGTCGCCGCATTGGCAGATGACATGGGCACAGACAAAAAAGCAGCCGGCGCCGCACTTGAAGCGGTTTGCGGCTTGATCACGCGTGAAGTATCTGGCGGCGGTGCCGTTACACTTCCAGGCGTTGGCAAAATCTACTGCCGCGAGCGTCCTGAGCGTATGGTGCGCAACCCTGCCACCGGCGAACAGTTCAAGAAAGAAGCGGACAAGGTTGTGAAAATGACCATCGCCAAAGCGCTCAAAGACAGCGTGAACGGCTAA
- a CDS encoding VOC family protein, whose protein sequence is MDYETISAEDFGAGLKGLGVNILVRDVQRQVAFLETVFEMKAHRVSADFAIMIYGDQLFQIHSDGTYHSNPLLGLLPEQPPRGAGIELRLYESDPDVVAERAEAAGGMILQAPSDKPHGLRECYILCENGYAWVPSRPL, encoded by the coding sequence ATGGATTATGAGACGATATCAGCCGAGGATTTCGGCGCAGGCCTGAAGGGGCTGGGGGTGAATATTCTGGTGCGCGATGTGCAGCGCCAAGTCGCCTTTTTAGAGACTGTATTTGAAATGAAGGCGCACCGGGTCAGCGCGGATTTTGCGATCATGATCTATGGTGATCAACTGTTTCAAATCCATAGCGACGGCACTTATCATTCTAATCCGCTGCTGGGCCTTCTGCCCGAGCAGCCGCCCCGGGGCGCAGGCATTGAATTGAGGCTCTATGAAAGCGATCCAGACGTGGTTGCAGAGCGGGCAGAGGCCGCGGGGGGCATGATTTTGCAGGCACCGAGTGACAAGCCGCACGGCCTACGCGAGTGCTATATCCTGTGTGAAAATGGTTATGCTTGGGTGCCCAGCCGACCGCTTTGA
- a CDS encoding AMP nucleosidase has translation MSTSIILTPDAPTAKSFTDATAAVDRLTELYAEATTFLSDGFASAMQNTPTGNRIRAFYPEVRFTTSSYAQVDSRLAFGHVSSPGTFAATITRPDLFRNYLIQQIKLLIDNHGQPVVIGQSATPIPIHFAMSSDKTVEIPQDGAADFTLRDVFDVPDLSTTNDDIVNGTYNAPDDVRPLAPFTAQRVDYSLARLAHYTATDPEHFQCHVLFTNYQFYVTEFEDYARSVLRDPDSGYTSFVSTGNVEITDGDAMLPLSAKTPQMPTYHLKREDGSGITLVNIGVGPSNAKTATDHIAVLRPHAWLMVGHCAGLRNTQALGDFVLAHAYLREDHVLDDDLPVWIPIPALAEIQIALEQSVAQVTELEGYELKRIMRTGTVATIDNRNWELRDQSGPVQRLSQSRAVALDMESATIAANGYRFRVPYGTLLCVSDKPLHGELKLPGMASDFYKTQVARHLMIGIRAMERLRDMPLERIHSRKLRSFDETAFL, from the coding sequence ATGAGTACTTCAATAATCCTGACGCCCGATGCGCCAACTGCCAAATCCTTTACAGACGCCACAGCCGCTGTAGACCGCCTGACGGAACTTTATGCTGAAGCCACCACATTCCTAAGCGACGGGTTTGCGTCGGCCATGCAGAACACCCCAACAGGCAACCGCATTCGTGCATTTTATCCCGAGGTCAGGTTCACGACATCAAGCTATGCGCAGGTGGATTCGCGACTGGCATTCGGCCATGTCTCTTCACCCGGCACCTTTGCCGCGACGATCACCCGGCCGGATTTGTTTCGGAATTATCTGATCCAGCAGATTAAGCTGTTGATCGACAACCATGGCCAGCCCGTTGTGATTGGCCAATCTGCCACACCGATTCCGATCCACTTTGCGATGTCCTCGGATAAAACGGTTGAGATCCCTCAGGACGGCGCAGCTGACTTCACCTTGCGCGATGTCTTTGATGTTCCAGATCTGAGCACCACTAACGATGATATCGTGAATGGTACCTACAACGCACCTGATGATGTGCGCCCTCTTGCGCCCTTCACCGCGCAGCGCGTGGATTATTCGCTGGCGCGTCTGGCACATTACACCGCCACCGATCCTGAACATTTTCAGTGCCACGTCCTGTTTACCAACTACCAGTTCTACGTGACTGAGTTTGAGGATTATGCCCGCTCGGTCTTGCGTGACCCTGACAGCGGCTACACGTCGTTTGTCAGCACCGGCAATGTTGAGATTACCGATGGCGATGCGATGCTGCCTCTTTCCGCCAAGACACCTCAAATGCCAACGTACCACCTCAAGCGCGAGGACGGTTCCGGCATCACGTTGGTCAACATCGGCGTGGGTCCCTCAAACGCCAAAACCGCGACGGATCACATCGCCGTATTGCGCCCCCATGCGTGGCTGATGGTCGGGCATTGTGCAGGGCTGCGAAACACACAGGCTTTGGGCGATTTTGTCCTCGCTCACGCCTACCTGCGCGAAGATCACGTGCTTGATGATGACCTACCTGTTTGGATACCAATTCCCGCCTTGGCTGAGATCCAGATCGCGTTGGAGCAGTCCGTAGCACAGGTGACCGAACTTGAGGGTTATGAGCTCAAGCGTATCATGCGTACTGGCACCGTCGCGACCATCGACAACCGCAACTGGGAGTTGCGCGACCAATCCGGTCCGGTCCAGCGCCTTAGCCAATCTCGGGCTGTTGCGCTTGATATGGAAAGCGCGACAATTGCCGCTAATGGATACCGCTTTCGTGTTCCTTACGGTACGCTGTTATGTGTCTCCGACAAGCCCCTGCACGGCGAATTGAAGCTGCCTGGCATGGCCTCAGACTTCTATAAAACCCAAGTTGCACGGCATTTGATGATCGGAATCCGTGCCATGGAACGGTTGCGGGATATGCCCTTGGAGCGCATTCACAGTCGGAAATTGCGGTCATTTGACGAAACTGCCTTCCTCTGA